From a region of the Procambarus clarkii isolate CNS0578487 chromosome 18, FALCON_Pclarkii_2.0, whole genome shotgun sequence genome:
- the LOC138366057 gene encoding uncharacterized protein, which yields MMKGIVVKVEIATSDACSYKAGVEPDVEGLLEPDVEGLLEPDVEGLLEPDVEGLLEPNVEGLLEPNVEGLLEPDVEGLLEPDVEGLLEPDVEGLLEPDVEGLLEPDVEGLLEPDVEGLLEPDVEGLLEPNVEGLLEPNVEGLLEPNVEDLLEPDVEGLLEPDVEGLLEPDVEGLLEPDVEVQLEPHTPHPRWFSHKGIRDLGSATGRAGSAVIAHQPDGSTIHRNIRVSNRASTMQAELEHDKVDALAKAAVKKDSVERNLELSNRFLKSVIRRELQDEFEESTIVQTGTSRSIVHHNEMCQVKHVYETKSKQTNRRCLSSNKTWLQEVLRKDRPEIRGKTELGAQVEEEEDEKEDDENKEEQEDDEETKEDDEKKEQEDDEEGGGGRKAREETCTEDTRGWDPSTEVHRDNNHCAVMPVELIETVVELIETVVELIETVVELIETVVELIDTVVELIETVVVLIETVVELIETVVVLIETVVELIETVVELIETVVELIDTVVELIETVVELIETVVELIETVVELIETVVELIETVVELIDTVVELIETVVELIETVVELIETVVELIETVVELIETVVELIETVVELIETVVELIETVVELIETVVELIETVQKLNNLVDINPDHFFERGAEKDGNNIT from the exons ATGATGAAAGGGATTGTGGTTAAAGTCGAAATCGCAACCAGTGATGCTTGTAGTTATAAAGCAGGAGTGGAACCGGACGTGGAAGGCCTACTGGAACCGGACGTGGAAGGCCTACTGGAACCGGACGTGGAAGGCCTACTGGAACCGGACGTGGAAGGCCTACTGGAACCGAACGTGGAAGGCCTACTGGAACCGAACGTGGAAGGCCTACTGGAACCGGACGTGGAAGGCCTACTGGAACCGGACGTGGAAGGCCTACTGGAACCGGACGTGGAAGGCCTACTGGAACCGGACGTGGAAGGCCTACTGGAACCGGACGTGGAAGGCCTACTGGAACCGGACGTGGAAGGCCTACTGGAACCGGACGTGGAAGGCCTACTGGAACCGAACGTGGAAGGCCTACTGGAACCGAACGTGGAAGGCCTACTGGAACCGAACGTGGAAGACCTACTGGAACCGGACGTGGAAGGCCTACTGGAACCGGACGTGGAAGGCCTACTGGAACCGGACGTGGAAGGCCTACTGGAACCGGACGTGGAAGTCCAACTCGAACCGCAcacgccacatcccagatggttcAGCCACAAGGGCATTAGAGATCTGGGGTCAG ctacagggagggcaggaagtgctgttattgctcatcagcccgatggcagcacaattcatagGAATATAAGAGTTAGCAATCGGGCATCTACAATGCAAGCTGAATTG gaacatgataaagttgacgcccttgctaaggctgcagtaaaaaaAGACAgcgttgaacggaatcttgagttatcaaataggttccttaaaagtgttattagacgagaactccaggatgaatttgaagaaagtacaatagttcaaactggaactagcaggtccattgttcatcacaatgaaatgtgtcaagTAAAACACGTGTATGAAACAAAATCAAagcagactaacagacgttgtctcagctcgaataagacttggctacag GAGGTCTTGCGGAAGGATAGGccggaaattagaggaaaaactgaACTTGGGGCccaggtagaggaggaggaggatgagaaggaggatgacgagaataaggaggagcaggaggatgaCGAGGAGACGAAGGAGGATGACGAGAAGAAGGAGCAGGAGGATgacgaggagggtggtggtggcaggaaaGCAAGGGAGGAAACCTGTACCGAAGACACAAGAGGTTGGGACCCATCAACCGAGGTTCACAGAGACAACAATCACTGTGCCGTAATGCC AGTGGAGCTCATAGAAACTGTAGTGGAGCTCATAGAAACTGTAGTGGAGCTCATAGAAACTGTAGTGGAGCTCATAGAAACTGTAGTGGAGCTCATAGACACTGTAGTGGAGCTCATAGAAACTGTAGTGGTGCTCATAGAAACTGTAGTGGAGCTCATAGAAACTGTAGTGGTGCTCATAGAAACTGTAGTGGAGCTCATAGAAACTGTAGTGGAGCTCATAGAAACTGTAGTGGAGCTCATAGACACTGTAGTGGAGCTCATAGAAACTGTAGTGGAGCTCATAGAAACTGTAGTGGAGCTCATAGAAACTGTAGTGGAGCTCATAGAAACTGTAGTGGAGCTCATAGAAACTGTAGTGGAGCTCATAGACACTGTAGTGGAGCTCATAGAAACTGTAGTGGAGCTCATAGAAACTGTAGTGGAGCTCATAGAAACTGTAGTGGAGCTCATAGAAACTGTTGTGGAGCTCATAGAAACTGTAGTGGAGCTCATAGAAACTGTAGTGGAGCTCATAGAAACTGTAGTGGAGCTCATAGAAACTGTAGTGGAGCTCATAGAAACTGTAGTGGAGCTCATAGAAACTGTGCAAAAACTGAACAATTTGGTggatattaatccagaccacttctttgaAAG AGGGGCAGAGAAAGATGGCAACAACATAACATAA